A genomic region of Branchiostoma lanceolatum isolate klBraLanc5 chromosome 4, klBraLanc5.hap2, whole genome shotgun sequence contains the following coding sequences:
- the LOC136432983 gene encoding acyl-CoA:lysophosphatidylglycerol acyltransferase 1-like isoform X2 yields MAHVGVATQLLWLMSQTWYLMRIALRMTFVLVNNLYVVPAHFVWLLCLQPVRMARPELFWELEGTMIKWMSAQIGWWGYSAGYKMYECGEDISHTYSDEAIVIVNHQSTADVATLMGALQHKGPVARRMMWIMDYILLYTNFGLCAWVHGDFFLQQGQEYREEMLKSLKDHLNTRYSSRNHQWIVLFPEGGFLRKRREKSQKYARKNNLPILQHVLLPRTGAMKTILDNVGPPLAHTNGSLQVLCNNGTAHHSNGSGR; encoded by the exons ATGGCACATGTTGGCGTAGCGACACAGCTGCTGTGGCTGATGTCACAGACCTGGTACCTGATGAGGATTGCTCTGCGAATGACGTTTGTTCTCGTCAACAACCTGTACGTGGTCCCTGCGCACTTCGTGTGGCTGCTATGTCTGCAGCCCGTGCGCATGGCCAGACCTGAGCTATTCTGGGAACTCGAAGGCACCATGATCAAGTGGATGTCGGCACAGATCGGCTGGTGGGGGTACAGTGCTGGTTATAAAA TGTACGAGTGTGGAGAGGACATCTCTCACACCTACAGTGACGAGGCTATAGTGATAGTGAACCACCAGTCCACAGCTGACGTGGCCACCCTTATGGGAGCCCTCCAGCACAAGGGACCAGTCGCGCGGCGCATGATGTGGATCATGGACTACATCCTGCTGTACACTAATTTTGGACTGTGTGCATGGGTACATGGGGACTTCTTTCTTCAGCAG GGGCAGGAGTATCGTGAGGAAATGCTGAAGTCGCTGAAGGATCATCTCAACACCAGATATTCGAGCAGGAATCATCAGTGGATCGTTCTGTTCCCGGAAGGAGGGTTTCTTCGGAAGAGACGAGAGAAGAGTCAGAA GTACGCAAGAAAGAACAACCTGCCTATCTTACAACACGTGCTGCTTCCCAGAACGGGAGCCATGAAAACCATCCTGGACAATGTTGGCCCACCTCTGGCCCACACCAATGGGTCACTACAGGTGTTATGTAATAACGGCACAGCGCACCATTCGAATG GAAGCGGAAGGTGA